A stretch of Henckelia pumila isolate YLH828 chromosome 4, ASM3356847v2, whole genome shotgun sequence DNA encodes these proteins:
- the LOC140894784 gene encoding uncharacterized protein — protein sequence MENSATQSAAQAVPPAEELLKKIQELELGHAHLKQEMSKLITSSAAEIMAAGYRQKHRAQSVSPQRTPRRRAGGGDGSLMAAWKKGSASFRHASPLQRENKEAWSGGGGCGGGGGPAAVKFTDKQYLNILQSMGQSVHIFDLNCRIIYWNRSAENLFGYSALEALEQDAIELLTDPKDFSVANNIVRRVMMGESWTGQFAVRTKRGDRFLVVATNTPFYDDDGTLIGIICVSSDSKPFQETKATTSGQRHLDTDSSFGRPRSIASAALGLDPQQPLQVAIASKISNLASKVSNKVKSKMKNAENNSDHESGGFDSHHSDHGVSDANVYDHREDAASSGASTPREDAHFSPFGVFSGVSQEEHSPNKPSRDSGDESDGKPKISRMLTSKAEAWIGKTALAWPWKGHEHDGTESKSSLFNWPWLNNDQVHELGQPKSAVSPSKSETQIMETNRMSNNEAYGSWSSSANVNSTSSASSCGSISSGAVNKVDMDSDSLDYEILWEDLTLGEQIGQGSCGTVYHALWYGSDVAVKVFSRQEYSDDLIFSFRQEVSLMKRLRHPNILLFMGAVTSPQRLCIVTEFLPRGSLFRLLQRNVTKLDWRRRIFMALDIARGMNYLNHCNPPIIHRDLKSSNLLVDKNWTVKVGDFGLSRLKHETYLTTKTGKGTPQWMAPEVLRNEPSDEKADVYSYGVILWELVTQKIPWENLNAMQVIGAVGFMNQRLEIPTDVDPQWASIIESCWHSEPQRRPSFQELMEKLRQVQRQYTIQFRVASVDPTQKEL from the exons ATGGAGAATAGTGCGACGCAGTCAGCAGCTCAGGCGGTGCCGCCAGCTGAGGAGCTACTGAAGAAGATCCAAGAATTAGAATTGGGGCATGCCCACTTGAAGCAAGAGATGTCTAAGCTCATCACTTCATCTGCAGCTGAAATTATGGCCGCTGGTTATCGTCAAAAGCACAGGGCGCAATCGGTTTCCCCCCAGCGAACCCCTCGGCGGAGGGCGGGTGGCGGAGATGGGAGTCTAATGGCTGCGTGGAAAAAGGGTTCAGCATCTTTTCGTCATGCGTCCCCGCTGCAGAGGGAGAATAAGGAAGCATGGAGCGGTGGAGGCGGttgtggtggtggtggtggtccAGCGGCCGTTAAGTTCACAGATAAGCAGTACTTGAATATATTGCAGTCAATGGGGCAGTCAGTGCATATATTTGATCTGAATTGCCGGATAATTTACTG GAATAGAAGTGCTGAAAACCTCTTCGGATATTCAGCCTTGGAGGCTTTGGAACAGGATGCCATTGAGCTATTAACTGATCCTAAAGATTTTTCTGTTGCTAACAACATTGTCCGTCGAGTTATGATGGGAGAGAGTTGGACGGGTCAGTTTGCTGTTAGAACGAAGAGAGGAGATAGATTTTTAGTTGTGGCAACTAATACTCCTTTCTATGATGATGATGGTACCTTGATTGGGATCATATGTGTATCAAGTGATTCCAAACCTTTTCAAGAAACAAAGGCCACAACATCAGGGCAAAGACACTTGGATACGGATTCAAGTTTTGGCAGGCCTAGAAGCATTGCTTCAGCAGCGCTTGGGCTTGATCCTCAGCAACCTCTACAAGTGGCAATTGCCTCCAAAATATCAAATTTG gcttccaaagtGAGCAACAAGGTTAAGTCGAAAATGAAGAATGCAGAGAACAATTCGGATCATGAAAGTGGTGGCTTCGATAGTCATCACAGCGATCATGGAGTCTCAGATGCAAATGTGTATGACCATAGAGAGGATGCGGCATCAAGTGGAGCTAGTACACCTAGAGAAGATGCACATTTTTCTCCATTTGGCGTGTTTTCTGGTGTTAGTCAGGAGGAACATTCTCCAAATAAACCATCTCGTGATTCTGGTGATGAGAGTGACGGGAAACCAAAGATTTCGAGGATGCTTACCTCAAAGGCAGAGGCTTGGATAGGTAAGACAGCTTTGGCGTGGCCATGGAAAGGACATGAACATGATGGAACAGAATCAAAGTCATCCCTTTTTAACTGGCCATGGTTAAACAATGATCAAGTACATGAGTTGGGGCAGCCAAAGAGTGCTGTTTCCCCATCAAAATCAGAAACTCAGATTATGGAAACCAATCGGATGTCTAATAATGAGGCTTATGGATCTTGGTCCTCTTCAGCCAATGTTAACAGCACTAGCAGCGCAAGCAGTTGTGGAAGTATCAGCAGCGGTGCTGTAAATAAAGTGGATATGGATTCTGACAGCTTGGATTATGAAATCTTGTGGGAGGACTTAACTCTTGGAGAACAAATCGGGCAAG GTTCTTGTGGAACTGTATATCATGCTCTGTGGTATGGATCA GATGTCGCTGTCAAGGTATTCTCCAGACAAGAATATTCGGATGATTTGATATTTTCCTTCAGACAGGAG GTTTCTCTTATGAAAAGACTCCGTCATCCAAATATTCTGCTCTTTATGGGTGCAGTCACTTCACCTCAACGGCTTTGCATTGTCACAGAGTTTCTTCCACG GGGGAGTCTGTTCCGTTTACTGCAGAGGAATGTGACAAAACTGGACTGGAGACGGCGTATTTTCATGGCTTTGGATATA GCGCGTGGTATGAATTATCTTAATCATTGCAATCCACCTATTATTCATCGTGATTTGAAGTCGTCCAACCTTCTTGTCGATAAAAACTGGACTGTCAAG GTTGGTGACTTTGGTTTATCACGTCTTAAGCATGAAACCTATTTGACAACAAAAACCGGCAAAGGAACG CCTCAGTGGATGGCTCCCGAAGTTCTTCGTAACGAACCTTCGGATGAGAA GGCCGATGTATACAGCTACGGGGTTATTCTATGGGAACTTGTCACACAAAAGATCCCTTGGGAGAATCTCAATGCGATGCAG GTAATTGGGGCTGTTGGCTTCATGAATCAACGGTTAGAGATACCGACGGATGTCGATCCTCAGTGGGCGTCCATTATCGAGTCCTGTTGGCATAG TGAACCACAACGCCGCCCCTCGTTCCAAGAATTAATGGAGAAGCTGAGACAAGTGCAGAGACAATACACGATTCAGTTTCGAGTTGCGTCGGTAGATCCCACCCAAAAAGAGCTGTAG
- the LOC140865737 gene encoding uncharacterized protein, which yields MEGGDEGVEMVVDSKDMQQQSKAFDKLTDRVEDRQLDSTRVQEAMASIYASKEADLQAARLREKDLAAVKINPADVDIIANELELDKKVSERTLREHKGDAVAAIRSLLY from the exons ATGGAAGGAGGGGATGAAGGCGTTGAGATGGTGGTGGACTCGAAAGACATGCAGCAGCAGAGCAAAGCCTTCGACAAACTCACCGATCGAGTGGAGGATCGCCAGCTAGATTCCACCCGTGTCCAGGAG GCAATGGCTTCAATCTATGCATCAAAAGAAGCTGACTTACAAGCAGCTAGATTGAG GGAGAAAGATTTGGCAGCTGTTAAGATCAATCCTGCTGATGTTGATATCATTGCAAACGAACTAGAG CTGGACAAGAAGGTATCTGAAAGAACACTGCGGGAGCATAAAGGCGATGCTGTTGCTGCCATTAGATCCTTGCTTTATTGA